Proteins encoded in a region of the Stieleria neptunia genome:
- a CDS encoding 3-keto-disaccharide hydrolase, producing the protein MKLTRLVFAAAIAAFVTLPPVTQAESPDAFQPLFNGENLEGWHGRPHFSPIKLAEMSEEERNAKLAEWQADAEKHWSVENGELVNDGHGAYLVTNQDYRDYELHLEYKTVPRADSGIYLKATPQVQIWDSTETAKFKLGADKGSGGLWNNSAGAAGKDPLVHADKPFGEWNSVRVLQVGARTTVWLNDQLVVDHAIMENFWDRQSPLFVSGPIELQTHGGEIRWRNLKIKELSTQEANNTLAAKHANQFESIFNGSDLTGWVGATNNYEVVDGAIVCKKGTGGNLLTEKEYANFVARLEFRLPPGGNNGLAIRAPLKGNPAYEAMCELQVLDNTATKYANLDKRQYHGSAYGMAAATRGFLRPVGEWNFQEVTVDGSTITVELNGTVILKTDLSKITDYMADSAHPGKDRPKGHFGFAGHGDAVQFRGLSIREL; encoded by the coding sequence ATGAAACTCACCCGCCTGGTCTTTGCTGCCGCGATCGCAGCCTTTGTCACGTTGCCTCCGGTCACGCAGGCCGAATCCCCCGACGCCTTCCAACCCCTGTTCAACGGCGAGAACCTGGAGGGGTGGCACGGGCGTCCCCATTTCAGCCCGATCAAGCTGGCCGAAATGTCCGAGGAAGAACGCAACGCCAAGCTGGCCGAGTGGCAAGCCGACGCCGAAAAGCATTGGAGCGTTGAAAATGGTGAGTTGGTCAATGACGGACACGGCGCCTACTTGGTCACCAATCAAGACTACCGTGATTACGAATTGCATTTGGAATACAAGACCGTTCCGCGGGCCGACAGCGGAATCTATCTCAAAGCGACCCCCCAAGTTCAAATCTGGGACTCCACCGAAACCGCCAAGTTCAAACTCGGTGCCGACAAGGGAAGCGGTGGGCTTTGGAACAACAGCGCGGGGGCCGCGGGCAAAGATCCGTTGGTTCATGCCGACAAGCCGTTCGGCGAATGGAATTCGGTTCGCGTCCTGCAGGTCGGTGCGCGGACGACGGTTTGGCTGAACGACCAGTTGGTCGTCGACCATGCGATCATGGAGAATTTTTGGGACCGCCAATCGCCGCTGTTCGTCAGCGGTCCGATCGAATTGCAAACACACGGCGGTGAGATTCGCTGGCGAAACCTGAAGATCAAAGAACTGAGCACCCAAGAGGCCAACAACACACTGGCGGCGAAACATGCCAATCAGTTCGAGTCGATTTTCAACGGCAGCGATCTGACCGGTTGGGTGGGCGCGACGAACAACTATGAAGTCGTCGATGGCGCGATCGTGTGCAAGAAGGGGACGGGGGGAAACCTGCTGACGGAAAAGGAGTACGCGAACTTTGTCGCGCGACTCGAATTCCGTTTACCCCCGGGAGGCAACAACGGTCTGGCGATTCGCGCGCCCCTGAAAGGCAACCCGGCCTACGAGGCGATGTGTGAGCTGCAGGTGCTGGACAATACGGCGACGAAATATGCAAACCTTGACAAACGCCAGTACCACGGTTCGGCCTACGGCATGGCGGCGGCAACGCGAGGATTCTTGCGTCCGGTCGGCGAATGGAATTTCCAAGAGGTCACCGTCGATGGCAGCACCATCACGGTCGAACTCAATGGCACGGTGATCTTGAAAACGGACCTGTCAAAGATCACCGACTACATGGCCGACAGCGCCCATCCCGGCAAGGACCGGCCCAAGGGTCACTTCGGATTCGCCGGCCATGGAGACGCCGTTCAGTTCCGCGGACTCTCGATCCGCGAGCTGTAA
- a CDS encoding ABC transporter permease, with translation MIKPYLAVIVDSFHSALSSRILWIAMVAIWIFLAALAPIGYHEDYTTTFRWFDLDNGTQMKAMLARGLVDPQESDTALGRLARTFPEDIKRKLRQVARGEDVRIDKGALADSLNESLDDEDWYDAEAWRTTVRLRELRELDEVPEDEISEPERRRRARLRIEAALPGVFTAMSARSITLSYAGFDFPAFFLIGKEQFVSLINQFVVPIMMDWLLGFALIFLGILVTASIIPDMLQPGSLHLLLSKPISRTMLLLSKFVGGCAFVFLCVCQLVVGLWLISGFRLDIWNARVLWCIPVAVFLFAVFFSVSLLAGLRWRSPILSIGVTCMFGAFVLVIGFIGGYFDALVRAPDRIAQMSFDGQDIVTATRGGELKRFDSESNQWADVIEGDFRRRDLIVPPVRIAPGKIATARIRGGRFNLYGSGSLDLLVLDRSQDWKPNPGLRLPNGTRRLLVVGNLLIALNNTGLMATTLEQALDESGIDGGQPEPSSDDRPAESDSDFDVGGAAPNIEVSNIGVTAWITDLIRMQGGATEAFDAILPQGVTLTDPVRLDVLADRRSLVVYARGRLMRLDVPAGGEQAEGATATLAADLMLDDNDAARTTMAATGRSVLLARADEPVRWYQAETLALLAEFPRPEDQTVVAAEGLGATDQFALLTTDGSVSVATRSGDRVELETLPQSEVTAIEYDEPSQRLAIAHHIDSIDFVTIAADATAPAAIERAIRPSLTSWRSVDRYVITPLRTLTPQTGELSQTVAALVSGKTSFAIGDVAQDEQEVVQLKIVRPVVSCSLFLAVMLTLSCLYFARRDF, from the coding sequence ATGATCAAACCTTATCTGGCCGTGATCGTGGACTCCTTTCATTCGGCACTCTCGTCGCGGATTCTCTGGATCGCGATGGTGGCGATCTGGATCTTCTTGGCCGCCTTGGCGCCGATCGGATACCACGAGGATTACACGACGACGTTTCGTTGGTTCGACTTGGACAACGGCACGCAGATGAAGGCGATGCTTGCGCGGGGGCTGGTCGATCCCCAGGAATCGGACACGGCGCTGGGGCGGCTGGCCCGCACGTTTCCCGAAGACATCAAACGGAAACTTCGCCAGGTCGCCCGCGGCGAAGACGTTCGGATCGACAAGGGCGCGCTGGCCGATTCTCTGAACGAGTCCCTGGACGACGAAGACTGGTACGATGCCGAAGCCTGGCGAACGACGGTCAGGCTGCGTGAGCTGCGCGAGTTGGACGAGGTTCCGGAGGATGAAATCAGCGAACCGGAACGTCGCCGACGGGCACGGCTGCGGATCGAAGCGGCATTGCCGGGCGTCTTCACCGCCATGTCGGCGCGGTCGATCACGCTGTCCTACGCGGGATTCGATTTTCCGGCGTTCTTTCTGATCGGCAAGGAGCAATTTGTGTCCTTGATCAATCAATTTGTCGTCCCGATCATGATGGATTGGTTGCTCGGGTTCGCCTTGATCTTCTTAGGCATCTTGGTCACCGCGTCGATCATTCCCGACATGCTGCAACCGGGATCGCTGCACCTGTTGTTGAGCAAACCGATCTCGCGAACGATGTTGTTGTTGTCAAAGTTCGTCGGCGGTTGTGCCTTCGTTTTTCTCTGTGTCTGCCAGTTGGTGGTCGGTCTGTGGTTGATCTCCGGGTTTCGGCTGGACATTTGGAACGCGCGGGTGTTGTGGTGCATCCCGGTGGCGGTGTTTTTGTTTGCGGTGTTCTTTAGCGTCTCCCTGCTCGCCGGGCTGCGCTGGCGTTCCCCGATTCTGTCGATCGGTGTGACGTGCATGTTCGGCGCCTTTGTTTTGGTGATCGGATTCATCGGCGGATACTTTGACGCGCTCGTTCGGGCCCCCGACCGCATCGCGCAGATGTCCTTTGACGGTCAAGACATCGTGACCGCGACGCGCGGTGGCGAACTGAAGCGATTCGACAGCGAATCGAATCAATGGGCCGACGTGATCGAAGGTGATTTCCGCCGCCGCGATCTGATCGTGCCACCGGTCCGCATCGCCCCCGGAAAGATCGCCACGGCGCGGATTCGGGGTGGTCGATTCAATCTGTACGGCAGCGGATCGCTGGACTTGTTGGTGCTGGACCGATCGCAGGACTGGAAACCCAACCCGGGACTGCGGCTGCCCAACGGGACGCGGCGATTGCTGGTTGTCGGTAACCTCCTGATCGCGCTCAACAACACCGGGCTGATGGCAACGACGCTGGAACAGGCGTTGGACGAATCGGGAATCGACGGTGGGCAACCGGAGCCATCGTCCGACGACCGGCCCGCTGAATCCGACAGCGATTTCGATGTCGGCGGCGCGGCGCCGAACATCGAGGTTTCGAACATCGGGGTGACGGCTTGGATCACCGATTTGATTCGCATGCAGGGCGGTGCGACCGAAGCCTTTGACGCGATCTTGCCCCAGGGCGTCACGCTGACCGATCCGGTGCGACTGGACGTGCTTGCCGACCGCCGCTCGCTGGTCGTTTACGCCCGCGGGCGTCTGATGCGACTGGACGTGCCCGCTGGCGGTGAGCAAGCGGAGGGGGCGACCGCGACGCTGGCCGCCGATTTGATGTTGGATGACAACGACGCGGCGCGGACGACGATGGCGGCGACCGGCCGGTCGGTCTTGCTTGCCCGTGCCGACGAGCCGGTGCGTTGGTACCAGGCCGAGACGTTGGCGTTGTTGGCCGAGTTCCCCCGGCCGGAGGATCAGACGGTCGTGGCCGCAGAGGGATTGGGGGCGACCGATCAATTCGCCTTGTTGACGACCGACGGCAGCGTCTCGGTCGCGACGCGGAGCGGGGATCGGGTGGAGTTGGAAACGTTGCCACAGAGCGAGGTCACGGCGATCGAGTATGACGAGCCATCCCAGCGTTTGGCGATCGCGCACCACATCGATTCGATCGACTTTGTCACAATCGCCGCCGACGCGACCGCTCCGGCGGCGATCGAGCGGGCCATTCGCCCCTCCCTGACCAGTTGGCGGAGTGTGGATCGGTACGTCATCACACCGCTGCGGACGCTGACGCCGCAGACGGGGGAATTGAGTCAGACCGTTGCGGCACTGGTCAGCGGAAAGACGTCGTTTGCCATCGGCGACGTGGCGCAGGACGAACAGGAAGTGGTGCAGCTAAAAATCGTTCGGCCGGTCGTCAGTTGCAGCCTCTTTTTGGCCGTGATGCTGACCCTGTCGTGCCTTTACTTCGCACGACGCGATTTTTAA